The genomic stretch TAGGGAAACAAGCACCGCCCATACCTACTACACCTGCATTTTTCACTTTAGCAACGATTTCTTCGGGTGTGAGAGCACACTCTTTCACCAATGTCGAACTGCGGTCTATTGATTCTTCCCATTCGTCACCATCCACATCGATAAAGATAGCCGGCTTGCGGTAACCGCTTGCATCGATTACGGCGTCTACCTTGTTCACTTTACCGGATACAGACGAGAAGATGGCTGCTGAAACAAAGCCACCCGCCTCAGCAATCTTCGTACCTACCTTCACCACATCGCCTTTTTTCACGATGGCAGTAGCAGGAGCACCGATATGCTGTGACAAAGGAAATACCGCTTGCTTAGGAAGTGCAAGGGTTTCAATGGCTTTGCCTGCTGACAATTTATTTTCTGCTGGATGTACTCCACCAATTCTAAATGTCTTCACTGTTATATCTTTTTAATTTTTACTTACTTTGAATTTTGATTATGCTTCCGCTTTCGGAGCCTCAGCTTTCACCGCTTCCGGAGTTTCCACCTTTGAAGCCTCTACTTTTGCAGCAGGTTTTGCAGCAGCCTCACCAGCCGGCACTTCTACCTTCGGTTTACGTGGCGGGAAATTAATAGCTTGGATAGCCCCTTTCGGACATTCCGATTCACATTTACGGCAAGATTTACACTTAGCCGGATCAATGTATGCCAAATTATTCTCTAACGTAATGGCTTCGAACGGACACACTTTCACACACTTTCCACAACCAATACAACTAGCCTTGCAAGCCTTGTTGGCAACAGCTCCCTTATCCTTGTTCACACACATCACCACTACGCGGCGATTGTTCTTTCCTTTCGGACGAATTTCAATGATCTTACGCGGACAAGCTTTGCTACAAGCCCCACAAGCTGTACATTTTTCTTCGTCCACTTCCGGAAGGCCGGTTTCAGGATTCATGTGAATAGCATCAAACTGACACACTTCCACACAATCACCACAACCCAGACAACCGAATGTACAACCCGTCTCACCACCTGAAGTGGCATGAGCGATGGCACACGATTTAGCTCCGTCATACAGAGCAGTACGAGGGCGATTTTCACAACTACCGTTACATCTTACCACCGCAACTTTCGGTTCGGCAGCAACGGCTTCCAATCCCAAAATGGCAGCTACTTTCTCCATTACCGGAGCACCACCAACCGGACATAACTTACCCTCCAGCGAACCGGCATCGGCAGCCTTCACGCAGGCACCAGCAAAACCAGAGCAACCGGGATAACCACATCCACCGCAATTCGCCTGAGGAAGCACTTCGCTCACCTTGGCAATCCGCGGATCTTCATACACAGCAAACTTCTTAGAAGCGGCATACAAGATTACCGCGGCAATCAAGCCAATCGCTCCCAACGAAATTACTGCAACCAGAATTAAATCCATAAATTTTAGTTAGTTATTTATTAATTATTTTTTATTGGTTCAAGCGTAAATGAAAACTTCTTGCTCAACTTATTCCTGCATACATATATGATAAGGTAATACGGGAGCAAGGCTGACAAAGCAACAAGCGCCGACCTTAACTCATCCCCCCCCGTAAAACGCATGGAAATAAATAAAGTAATCAGCAATACCAAGAAAGGGATACCAAAAGCCAGCAATACGGCTTGCATCCCCATGGAAGTGGTACCATAAATCATCACCTCCTCACCTATGCGGTAAGAAGATGCCTTCATGTCAAAAACATCAATCAGTTTCTCTTTACTTTCAGATGCATTGCAATGCCCTTTCACACTACAAGCCGAACAGGCAGAAGTTTGTACGATTCTCACCCGCACATGAGAACCTTCAATGTTTTCCACAATACCACGATGTTTGATTATATCGGTCATTTTTGCAAACTCTACATTACAAAACTGCGGCAAATGTACGATTTTAATTGGATTCTAAGAAGTATAAAATGATATTTTCACTATAAAAATCGATTTTTTGTGTGGAGAAATTAAAATTAGAAACAAGAAAGGGAGGAAAATTTTAAATTCCCCCCTTTCTACTTGTAAAGTATATAATTTATTTCATTATCACATAGCCTGCATCCAACAGTTTTTGACGAATGGATGCTATATGTTCCTCGTTTCTGGTTTCCATAACGACACGAAGGGCACATCCGGTGACATCTGCACTCTCACTATTTCGCTCATGATGTACAGAAATTACATTTCCTCCCTGCTCTGCGATAATTTTGCTGACTCCCAACAGCTGCCCCGGTTTGTCTATCAAGTCCAAAGTTACTGCATAGGTACGTCCCGACTTTGCCATACCGCGACTGATGACACGGCTCAATATCGTCACATCAATATTACCTCCAGACACCAGGCAAACAGTTTTCTTACCCTTTACCGGTACCTTATTGAACATGGCTGCAGCAACGGACACAGCTCCCGCCCCCTCTGCAACAATCCGCTGGCGTTCTATCAATGCCAGAATAGCTGCGGCAATCTCATCCTCGGTCACAGTTACAATTCCGTCCACATACTGATTAACCAAGTCAAAAGTATTTGTTCCCGGCTCTTTCACCGCGATTCCATCGGCAAAAGTGGAAACAGAGTGAAGACGCTCAATACGCGAATGAAGAATAGAATTTGCCATACTGGCCGCACCCAACGCCTGTACACCATATACCTTGACAGACGGTTTCAAAGCCTTCAACGCATAAGCCACTCCCGAAATCAGTCCGCCCCCACCAATGGGGACAATGACTACCTCCACATCCGGCATTTCCTCCAATAACTCCAAACCGATAGTACCTTGTCCGGCTATCACATTCTCGTCATCAAAGGGATGAACAAAAGTATATCCCTTTTCATCACGTAATTGCAGAGCTTTCTGATAAGCATCATCATAGACTCCCGGAACCAAACAAACTTCCGCCCCATAATGCTTCGTAGCCTCAACTTTAGATATAGGTGCTCCCTCTGGAAGACAAATCAACGACTTGATGCCACACTTAGTGGCAGCCAATGCCACCCCTTGCGCATGATTACCGGCAGAACAGGCTATCACACCTCTCGCCTTTTCTTCATCAGACAATTGGGAAATCTTGTAATAAGCACCACGCACTTTAAACGATCCTGTGAATTGCAGGTTTTCGGGCTTCAGATAAACTGTACTCTCAGGATTTATCTGAGGAGCATAAATCAAATCAGTGCGACGGACAACCTCTTTCAGGACATGAGCCGCCTTGTATATTGCATCTAATTGTAGCATAGGTATAACACTCTTGTTTTTTAATTGGGTGCAAAGCTACAAATAAAATTGATTCCTTACACTCGCTTTCGATGTAAAGTTGCATTCTTTTTTTTCGCTCATTCATTTGCCGGTAAGTTTCTTTACATTACACACCGCGATAATTTTTTTCTTAGGGTCTTATACTTTTTTCCCGGTGTCTTATCTGGATTTCGATATAATCTGTTTTTCACTTTTACTCTCGGCCACCTCTACCAGATAAACACTGGCACAAATAAGAACAATCGCCGCCAACTGCGTCCATGAGAAACGATCCTGCCCCAAAATAAAAGAGATCACCGTGGCAACAATCAAAATTAAATATCCATAAATAGCTACCAATGTAGTTTTCAGATATTTCAATCCGAGGGGAAGTAGTAAATAACTAATAGTGGTAGGGAATACCAAAACAAAAAGCAAGACCAACATAGGAGTAGAGAAAAGTGACATTCTCAGTATAGGAGCATCAAAGCCGTAAATTGTATTGACAATAACAGCCATGACAGCCGCCCCTAAAAAGGTATATTTCAACATCGTCATATTTCCCACCCCTTTTAACAGACGATTGCTGAGAACAAGATAGACGGCATAAACCAGCGAACTGACCAAACACATTAAATTACCTAACGGAGCATTAGAGGCAAGATCGTCACTAGGCTGTGTAGAAATGCAAAGAATAGCTCCTCCCAACCCCATTCCAATACCAAGCACTTTCATCCAAGTTACTTTTTCCTTATAAAACAATACAGCAATAACGAATACCCATATAGGCTCCAAACTGACAAAAATGGAACTGGAAACCGGAGTGGTCTTACTGATACCCAGCAGATAAAAAAACATATATCCGTAAATACCTAAAGCCCCTAACATAAAAAGCTGCCATTTCTGACGAATAGTGGAGTTTTCGGGTTTGCAAAATATATCAATAAGCCAAAAAGCGGCGGCCCCAAATACCAATCGGAAAGTAACCCCTGTCACAGGAGCTATCCACAAAGGTAAAAGATATTTCAATGCGTTCATATTAAGGCCTCCCAACGCTTTGGAGACAACCATGCTAAGGTTTGCTTCAACTTGTTTATTCATACTTCATGCTGTTATTACGTGGGTATTTTTCTTATAAACTCAACTTTTCTTGCTTCATCACCACAAACATGGCCATCAGCGCCACCATCAAATTGAGCCAGAAAGCAAAAGTCTGCGAGTCAGAATGAAACAAGCTCTGTACTGCATCTACAATAAAAGGACAAAGCAGGATAGCCACATAATTCATAGCCATCACAAAGGCAAGTGCCAATGTCACCTTATGAGGTACGGCCACATCAGAGGTCTTATCATAAATCAACGGCTGGATGATACCGTATGAAAGACCGTTCAGGACACACCCCAAAGCAATCAATATCTCAGAACGGCTGAGCAAAATAATTCCCATCCCACAAGCTATCATCAACAAACAAACCATATAGATGCGACGCCCCAACACTTGCACTATCCTGTTCAGCACAAAGCCCGGCGCCATGATAGCAAGGAAAAACAAGGAAATCAATATTCCTGCCCTGCCACTGGAAAGCCCGTACTCTTCCATCAGAAAAGGAAGGTTGAAACTGATAATGATTACCAGATAAGTAGCCAGACCGTAAAAAGCCATCAGCTTGATTAAGGCCTTGACATTCATTCCCCTCTTGCCCATTTCTTTGGCGGTATCAGACGGAATATCATCAGACGGATGATAACTGGAGAGGTCTTTCTTCAGATAATGAGTAAGAAAAATGGATATAAAAGGAAACAGATAAACCAAAAACGGCAAATGCCAGTTCACTTCCGCCAGATAGCCAGTCAATGTGGTGGCCAGTACCAAGGTGATATTGGTTATGGCAGAACTGTAACCGAACTGTTTCGTACGGTAAGCTCCCACAAAATAACGGGATATCAATCCGGTGGAAAGCGGAACAATCAACCCGGACCCTATCCCCAACATGGCGCTGATGGCTATCAGTTGCCACATCTTATTGGAGAGCAGATAAAGGATACCACTCACCCCAAAGATGGTCAGGCCGATTTGCAGCAGCAAGAGGTTGTTCACTTTCTCTGTCAGCTTACCCGACAACAAGATAAAAGGAATAATAAGAAGTGACGGCAACGAGGACAGCATCTGGATTTCCAAGTCTGTAGCAGACGGAAAGATTTTATTCAAATCGCCCAAAATGGGAGAAACCGCCAATCCCGGCAATGCATTTAATGCCGAAATGGAAAATATACCTATTAAAGTAATGAGGGGAATAGTCCCCTGCCCTGTCTGTACTTTCATACTTGTAGTAATTTATTGTATGAGATACACAACAAGGCAAAAGACGTTTGGTTCAAAGCGACATATCGTTTATTCCTTTACTTTCCATTCCAAAATATTATGCCGGGTAGTGTCAAAGTTTACGCCTATGTTAATTTCCTAAACGCAGTTTATCAAAATTCTGAATGCCGATGGGATAACGCTTCTTCATATTTCCTTCTTATTGTTTAATTACATACCCCTAAAATATCGGATACGGGCATCCAATGATTTTATGTATAAACAAAGGTATCTCTTTTTCGTTCATAGTACAATGATTCCCATCGTTTTTTTGTATTCCCCCTACTTACATTAAAAAACATAAAATCAAGGAACTTTTCACCAACCCCTATGTTGAGGGAGAAAAACGCGGGAAACTCCCACGTTCTTCATTGTATTACTAACCTAAACTTTAAGTAAAAAATGAAAGATTGTAATTGTGATTTGAGAGACGGTGACGCCAAAACAGCCGTGTTTGGTTCAAACGAAATGCTGCAACCTGCTCCGGTAGACACCATTCCCATGGAACCTACCACTCCGCAGATTGCTTATCAAATGGTTAAAGACGAAACATTCGCCCAAACCCAGCCTCGTCTTAATCTGGCTACTTTCGTTACCACCTATATGGACGATTATGCTACCAAATTGATGAACGAAGCTATCAACATCAACTATATTGATGAAACAGAGTACCCGCGTATCGCCGTGATGAATGCCAAATGTATCAACATCATGGCCAACCTATGGAATTCCCCCGAACAGGCAAAATGGAAATCAGGAGCGTTGGCCATCGGCTCCAGCGAGGCTTGTATGCTGGGTGGTGTAGCTGCCTGGTTGCGCTGGAGAGACAGACGTAAAGCCCAGGGCAAACCGACCGACAAACCTAACTTCGTCATTTCAAGTGGTTTCCAGGTTGTATGGGAGAAATTCGCCCAACTTTGGCAGATTGAGATGCGCCAAGTACCTCTTACTCTGGACAAGACCACCCTGGACCCCGAAGAAGCCTTAAAGATGTGTGACGAGAACACCATCTGTATTGTTCCTATCCAAGGTGTGACATGGACAGGTCTGAACGATGACGTAGAAGCATTAGACAAAGCACTGGATGCCTACAACGCCAAAACCGGCTATGATATTCCTATCCACGTAGATGCCGCAACCGGTGGCTTCATCCTGCCGTTCCTCAGTCCCGAAACGAAATGGGACTTCCGTTTGAAATGGGTTCTTTCCATCAGCACTTCCGGCCACAAGTTCGGACTGGTTTATCCGGGACTGGGATGGGTAGTATGGAAAGACAAGAAATACCTTCCGGATGCCATGTCATTCAGTGTCAATTATCTGGGTGCGAACATCACACAGGTTGGTTTGAACTTCAGCCGCCCCGCCGCACAGATTCTAGGCCAATACTATCAGTTTATCCGTCTGGGATTCCAAGGATACAAAGCCATCCAATACAATTCCATGGAAATCACCAAGTACATTCACAGCGAAATAGCCAAGATGGCTCCGTTCGTAAACTACAGCGACAAAGTGGTAAATCCTTTGTTCATCTGGTACATGAAACCCGAATACGCAAAGAATGCCAAATGGACTCTGTACGATTTACAGGCTAAATTACAACAAAGCGGATGGATGGTTCCTGCCTACACCCTGCCGGAAAACATTCAAAATTATGTGGTTATGCGTGTTGTGGTACGTCAGGGATTCAGCCGTGACATGGCGGATATGTTGTTGAACGACATCAAGAATGCCATCAGCGAGTTCGAGAAACTGGAATATCCCACTCCTACCCGCATCGCCCAAGACAAGAATATCGCTGTAAAAGGTACTGTGTTTACTCACAATGCCCATAGCAACGCCGCTAAAAAATAAGCATAAATAACAATAATGCAACCATCCGCCGTTAAGGTGGATGGTTACTTCAATCAAATTAATTTATGGAAAGAACTATAACTATCCAGCAAATAAAGGATGCTGCACAAGAGGCCTACAATCTGTATAAAGACAATACAGACGGTAAGAACGCCGACTACATTCCTTATCTGGCAAATATTGATCCCAAACTGTTCGGAATCAGTATCTGTCTGATGAACGGAGAAATCATCCAACTGGGTGACTCTCAGTACCGTTTCGGTATCGAGTCCGTTTCCAAGGTGCTGACCGCTATCCTGGTACTCCGCCAATACGGCGCCCCCAAGGTGCTCGAAATGATTGGTGCCGACGCTACCGGACTGCCGTTCAACTCCATCATGGCTATCCTGTTGGAAAACGACCACCCTTCCACCCCACTGGTAAACGCCGGGGCCATCTCGGCAGACAGCATGGTACAACCCCTAGGCAACAGCGACGGCAAATGGAAAGCCATCGTAGACAATATGACCGAACTATGCGGAAGTGCCCCGCAACTGATTGACGAATTGTACAAATCGGAGTCTGCAACAAATTTCAACAATCGTTCCATCGCCTGGTTATTGAAAAATTATAACCGTATCTACGATGATCCTGATATGTCGCTCGACCTCTACACCCGTCAGTGCTCTATGGGCATCACCGCGGAACAATTGTCCATCTGCGGAGCCACCATCGCCAACGAAGGATTGAACCCGAATACGAACAAACAAGTGTTCGACAAGGCCCTCGCCCCGAAAATCACCTCCATGATAGCTACCGTAGGTTTCTACCAGCACACAGGCGACTGGCTTTACACCTCAGGAATCCCTGCCAAGACCGGCGTAGGAGGCGGTGTGATGGGTGTGATGCCGGGTGTAATGGGTATTTCGGCCTTCGCGCCTCCTTTGGACGATGCCGGCAACTCCGTAAAAGCGCAGCTTGCCATCAAATATATTATGAACAAACTGGGCATGAACGTATTCAACGGGCACCGCATCCACGTGCAATAATATATTCTATTCTGACAGAAAAGCCGATATTTCTCTCACCCCGAGAGAAGTACCGGCTTTTTAACTAAAAATTTTTTCCGCTAAATATTTCTCACACTCTTACATTATGCCTATCTTTGCACAGACAAATTCATATATTATGAAGAACAAAGTCATCCGTAAAGAACTGGGCCAATGGATGAACTCATGCAGAGAAACCATTTATGGTCCCCTAGCGGAGAGATTGAAAGAAAATTGCTGAAACAGCCCAAAGCGCCCGATGACGTTGGTTATGTGATTGAATTAACTATTAAATAACTTTATGAGTAACAAATCAAAAATCGAGATTTGCGCCAACTCCGTGGAAAGTGCTGTGAAGGCACAACAAGCCGGTGCTTATCGTGTAGAATTATGTGCAGGTATTCCGGAAGGCGGAACTACCCCGTCTTTTGGCGAAATCCGTATGGCCCGCCAATTATTGAATCAAACCAAATTGCATGTCATTATCCGTCCCCGTGGCGGAGATTTCCTATATTCTCCCATCGAGCAAGAAATCATGTTGCATGATATTAAAGTGGCACGTCAGTTGGGTGCGGACGGTGTGGTGTTCGGATGTCTTACCGCAGAAGGCAATGTCGATGTACCCTTGATGCAGAAACTGATGAATGCGGTAGGCGAGATGAGTGTCACCTTCCACCGCGCTTTTGATATGTGCAGCAATCCCAAGGAGGCCTTGGAACAGATTATCGGCCTGGGTATCGACCGGGTCCTTACTTCCGGACAAGAAGCGACCGCCGAAAAGGGTATCCCTCTTTTAAAAGAATTGGTAGAACTGGCCGACGGACGAATCATCATCATGCCGGGATGCGGTGTGAATGCCGGTAATATCCGTAAGATTGCCGAAGAAACCGGAACTTCGGAATTTCATTTCTCCGGACGGAGCAGCGTAGACAGCGGCATGATTTATCGTAACTCAAAAGTATCTATGGGAGGTACTGTAAAGATAGAAGAGTATCTGAAGGATGTTACTGACCCCAACAAAGTAAAAGCCGCCTTGTCCGAACTGGCATTGAAAGACGAAAACGACAAAGCACTGGAAAAGAAAAACAAAAGCCTCAACCCCAAGAAATCAAAGAAAGAGGATGACTGGGACGATGACGATGATGATTTGGATGATGACAAGTAATAAGCAAGCATAAACGTTATTATCATATTAAACGCGGATATTCAGGGTTTCAAGCTGAATATCCGCGTTACTTTTTGTTTATACCGGATTCTACAACTTATGTATCACCTTCATCAGCTGCTCACCCAGCCCGATGGTATATCCTTGTGACACGAATACCACCCGGTTAAAGGTATCACCAATGATAAACATAGGCAAGATAGTCTTGTTAGACAACTTCATGCCTTCTGCAATCTGCTTCTGGATGGAACCGTCCACATCAATACCGTAAGTAATGGTAGCCGGTAATCCCGGGAATTCCTGCGGACGGAACTTCTTGTACTGCTCCTCATTGGGGAACAACAGCACGATTCCTCTGCCCCATTCATCAAAGTCCTTGCCCAATGCCGCAATATCGCGCAATGCATGGTTGGTAGGTTCTTGTCCGGCGCCCAGTACGGCTACAATGTAGTAACCACGTCCTGTAGTGGCAAGAATGGACTTCAGTTCATCGCTATCCATCGGTTTATAAGTAGATTCTGAATTGAAATTACCGATCACCTGAATATCATCCTTACTTTCACGCATCACCAAGTCCACCGTAGTCGTTTCTCCCGGCTTGATGGTAAAGAAAGTCAGCTGGGACAATACGCCGCCGTTAGCCAGACGAGTACCGGTCACCATCACATAATTGCCGGCATCCAGTGCCGTTCCGTTCTTCAACAGATTAGCCCAAGTAGCGCCGCCACCCATATCAATATCGCCTTCATCATAATTCAGCAATTTCAAAGTTCCGGCAGGAGTCAGTCTGGAAATAGAGAAATGAGAATAATACTTCGGATCAGCCAAAGACTTGATCGGCGTATATCTGGCAATAAACTTGCCGGTAAGTGCACTGGCCTGTTCCATTGCTTCGAAATTCACATCAATAGCACCTTCATCGCCTATCAACTGCACTTTTCCCGTCACTTCGTCTATACGTGCAGGAATACCCATGCTGCGTGCCATGGATACAAAGAAGATATCACGGCTGTGCGCATCGGCTGTACGGGCCTTCCACACCCCTTCCGGAGTGATTGGCGAGCCGCCCAGGTTGCAATCCTTGTCCACACGGATATTCCCGGCAACCCATGCAACCAGCTTCATCGGATCGGCAAGGTAAGCCTCACGATCCTGTTCGGGCACTGCTTTCTCAAAGAACCCTTTATACGGAGTAATCATTTCGTTGCTCACGCGCGGATTACGCACAAATCTGCGGAAATAATCAGCATTGGCGCACAAGTGTGAATTCATCATGTGGTCTATCAACACTTCGGAGCTTACATCACGAAGGTCTTTGGCAGAAATCTGCTGAAGCAGGTCAATGCCGCCCTTCTTTGACTTGTCCGAACGGAGACGGGCCATAAAGTCACGGATGGTTTCGTAGTTGCCACGTGATGCCACCAGCAATTTGGCAACGGCATCCTCATCCAGCTGGTATTCTTTAGCGAAATTGCGAGCCGATTCATCCGTCATGAATGTAGCCACGTAAGCATTGCGGATAGAGTCCTCCAAAGCCATGCGGCGATTGTTCTCCGCACGTTGTTCGGGAGTCACTTCGGGCATATTGGCGCCTTCCATCGGAGGAATGATATCCATATCCAGTGTATAAGCCTCGCCGGCCGTTTTGTCCAGCTTCACGGTCAAGGCATTGTCCTGTCCGAAAGACAGTTTGGAATAACCGAATTTTCCATCTTTGGAAGCCCATACCAGCATATCCCCTTTTCCGGCGGTCAGGAACGTCTTACCGTCCGCATCCGTCTGTTTGGAAGCTACGGTATAAAATTCGGCATAGTTATACACTTTGAATTCCACTTTGGCGTCAGCCACCGGTTTGCCGTCCGCATCCACGATGGTCACATCGGCTTTTGCCGTGGGAGCATAGTTGTCAATCACATTGATTTCCGTATAACGGGGAGTGCGGTACATCACTTCTTCCGGTCCGTTATAACGTCCGAACACCTTGGTGTGCATCAGCATACCCCGTGAAGCGG from Phocaeicola dorei encodes the following:
- a CDS encoding Fe-S cluster domain-containing protein; the encoded protein is MDLILVAVISLGAIGLIAAVILYAASKKFAVYEDPRIAKVSEVLPQANCGGCGYPGCSGFAGACVKAADAGSLEGKLCPVGGAPVMEKVAAILGLEAVAAEPKVAVVRCNGSCENRPRTALYDGAKSCAIAHATSGGETGCTFGCLGCGDCVEVCQFDAIHMNPETGLPEVDEEKCTACGACSKACPRKIIEIRPKGKNNRRVVVMCVNKDKGAVANKACKASCIGCGKCVKVCPFEAITLENNLAYIDPAKCKSCRKCESECPKGAIQAINFPPRKPKVEVPAGEAAAKPAAKVEASKVETPEAVKAEAPKAEA
- a CDS encoding SoxR reducing system RseC family protein; amino-acid sequence: MTDIIKHRGIVENIEGSHVRVRIVQTSACSACSVKGHCNASESKEKLIDVFDMKASSYRIGEEVMIYGTTSMGMQAVLLAFGIPFLVLLITLFISMRFTGGDELRSALVALSALLPYYLIIYVCRNKLSKKFSFTLEPIKNN
- the ilvA gene encoding threonine ammonia-lyase — its product is MLQLDAIYKAAHVLKEVVRRTDLIYAPQINPESTVYLKPENLQFTGSFKVRGAYYKISQLSDEEKARGVIACSAGNHAQGVALAATKCGIKSLICLPEGAPISKVEATKHYGAEVCLVPGVYDDAYQKALQLRDEKGYTFVHPFDDENVIAGQGTIGLELLEEMPDVEVVIVPIGGGGLISGVAYALKALKPSVKVYGVQALGAASMANSILHSRIERLHSVSTFADGIAVKEPGTNTFDLVNQYVDGIVTVTEDEIAAAILALIERQRIVAEGAGAVSVAAAMFNKVPVKGKKTVCLVSGGNIDVTILSRVISRGMAKSGRTYAVTLDLIDKPGQLLGVSKIIAEQGGNVISVHHERNSESADVTGCALRVVMETRNEEHIASIRQKLLDAGYVIMK
- a CDS encoding DMT family transporter translates to MNKQVEANLSMVVSKALGGLNMNALKYLLPLWIAPVTGVTFRLVFGAAAFWLIDIFCKPENSTIRQKWQLFMLGALGIYGYMFFYLLGISKTTPVSSSIFVSLEPIWVFVIAVLFYKEKVTWMKVLGIGMGLGGAILCISTQPSDDLASNAPLGNLMCLVSSLVYAVYLVLSNRLLKGVGNMTMLKYTFLGAAVMAVIVNTIYGFDAPILRMSLFSTPMLVLLFVLVFPTTISYLLLPLGLKYLKTTLVAIYGYLILIVATVISFILGQDRFSWTQLAAIVLICASVYLVEVAESKSEKQIISKSR
- a CDS encoding MFS transporter; this translates as MKVQTGQGTIPLITLIGIFSISALNALPGLAVSPILGDLNKIFPSATDLEIQMLSSLPSLLIIPFILLSGKLTEKVNNLLLLQIGLTIFGVSGILYLLSNKMWQLIAISAMLGIGSGLIVPLSTGLISRYFVGAYRTKQFGYSSAITNITLVLATTLTGYLAEVNWHLPFLVYLFPFISIFLTHYLKKDLSSYHPSDDIPSDTAKEMGKRGMNVKALIKLMAFYGLATYLVIIISFNLPFLMEEYGLSSGRAGILISLFFLAIMAPGFVLNRIVQVLGRRIYMVCLLMIACGMGIILLSRSEILIALGCVLNGLSYGIIQPLIYDKTSDVAVPHKVTLALAFVMAMNYVAILLCPFIVDAVQSLFHSDSQTFAFWLNLMVALMAMFVVMKQEKLSL
- a CDS encoding glutamate decarboxylase codes for the protein MKDCNCDLRDGDAKTAVFGSNEMLQPAPVDTIPMEPTTPQIAYQMVKDETFAQTQPRLNLATFVTTYMDDYATKLMNEAININYIDETEYPRIAVMNAKCINIMANLWNSPEQAKWKSGALAIGSSEACMLGGVAAWLRWRDRRKAQGKPTDKPNFVISSGFQVVWEKFAQLWQIEMRQVPLTLDKTTLDPEEALKMCDENTICIVPIQGVTWTGLNDDVEALDKALDAYNAKTGYDIPIHVDAATGGFILPFLSPETKWDFRLKWVLSISTSGHKFGLVYPGLGWVVWKDKKYLPDAMSFSVNYLGANITQVGLNFSRPAAQILGQYYQFIRLGFQGYKAIQYNSMEITKYIHSEIAKMAPFVNYSDKVVNPLFIWYMKPEYAKNAKWTLYDLQAKLQQSGWMVPAYTLPENIQNYVVMRVVVRQGFSRDMADMLLNDIKNAISEFEKLEYPTPTRIAQDKNIAVKGTVFTHNAHSNAAKK
- the glsA gene encoding glutaminase A, with product MERTITIQQIKDAAQEAYNLYKDNTDGKNADYIPYLANIDPKLFGISICLMNGEIIQLGDSQYRFGIESVSKVLTAILVLRQYGAPKVLEMIGADATGLPFNSIMAILLENDHPSTPLVNAGAISADSMVQPLGNSDGKWKAIVDNMTELCGSAPQLIDELYKSESATNFNNRSIAWLLKNYNRIYDDPDMSLDLYTRQCSMGITAEQLSICGATIANEGLNPNTNKQVFDKALAPKITSMIATVGFYQHTGDWLYTSGIPAKTGVGGGVMGVMPGVMGISAFAPPLDDAGNSVKAQLAIKYIMNKLGMNVFNGHRIHVQ
- a CDS encoding copper homeostasis protein CutC; its protein translation is MSNKSKIEICANSVESAVKAQQAGAYRVELCAGIPEGGTTPSFGEIRMARQLLNQTKLHVIIRPRGGDFLYSPIEQEIMLHDIKVARQLGADGVVFGCLTAEGNVDVPLMQKLMNAVGEMSVTFHRAFDMCSNPKEALEQIIGLGIDRVLTSGQEATAEKGIPLLKELVELADGRIIIMPGCGVNAGNIRKIAEETGTSEFHFSGRSSVDSGMIYRNSKVSMGGTVKIEEYLKDVTDPNKVKAALSELALKDENDKALEKKNKSLNPKKSKKEDDWDDDDDDLDDDK
- a CDS encoding transglutaminase domain-containing protein; amino-acid sequence: MKLLALCAAGIGLMLCASCTNNKHLISDEAERAAVQQDFEARRDTLTQGNLFQVFEQPMSDEQKEAMTFLYAYMPLADIADHPGEFYLENVDYAFKAREEMPWGKVVPEREFRHFVLPIRVNNENLDDSRKVFYEELKDRVKNLSLYDAVLEVNHWCHEKVIYTPSDARTSSPLASVKTAYGRCGEESTFTVAALRSVGIPARQVYTPRWAHTDDNHAWVEAWVDGKWYFLGACEPEPVLNLGWFNAPASRGMLMHTKVFGRYNGPEEVMYRTPRYTEINVIDNYAPTAKADVTIVDADGKPVADAKVEFKVYNYAEFYTVASKQTDADGKTFLTAGKGDMLVWASKDGKFGYSKLSFGQDNALTVKLDKTAGEAYTLDMDIIPPMEGANMPEVTPEQRAENNRRMALEDSIRNAYVATFMTDESARNFAKEYQLDEDAVAKLLVASRGNYETIRDFMARLRSDKSKKGGIDLLQQISAKDLRDVSSEVLIDHMMNSHLCANADYFRRFVRNPRVSNEMITPYKGFFEKAVPEQDREAYLADPMKLVAWVAGNIRVDKDCNLGGSPITPEGVWKARTADAHSRDIFFVSMARSMGIPARIDEVTGKVQLIGDEGAIDVNFEAMEQASALTGKFIARYTPIKSLADPKYYSHFSISRLTPAGTLKLLNYDEGDIDMGGGATWANLLKNGTALDAGNYVMVTGTRLANGGVLSQLTFFTIKPGETTTVDLVMRESKDDIQVIGNFNSESTYKPMDSDELKSILATTGRGYYIVAVLGAGQEPTNHALRDIAALGKDFDEWGRGIVLLFPNEEQYKKFRPQEFPGLPATITYGIDVDGSIQKQIAEGMKLSNKTILPMFIIGDTFNRVVFVSQGYTIGLGEQLMKVIHKL